In Rhododendron vialii isolate Sample 1 chromosome 9a, ASM3025357v1, the following are encoded in one genomic region:
- the LOC131300756 gene encoding tobamovirus multiplication protein 3 yields MARTVVGPPAVVAYALTEASNWWDQINESRAWQDRIFHVLAALYGVVAVVALVQLVRIQLRVPEYGWTTQKVFHFLNFLVNGVRCLVFIFRRDVQKLQPEILQHVLLDIPSLAFFTTYALLVLFWAEIYYQARAVSTDTLRPSFYTINAIVYTIQIVLWLIIWWKPIPPLMILSKMFFAGVSLFAALGFLVYGGRLFLMLQRFPVESKGRRKKLQEVGYVTTICFTCFLVRGIMMCFNAFDKAADLDVLDHPVLNFIYYLLVEILPSSLVLFILRKLPPKRGITQYHPIR; encoded by the exons ATGGCGCGGACGGTGGTGGGCCCGCCGGCGGTGGTCGCGTACGCCCTAACGGAAGCCTCCAATTGGTGGGACCAAATTAACGAGTCCCGTGCTTGGCAGGATCGCATATTCCACGTCCTCGCCGCTCTATACGGCGTCGTCGCCGTCGTTGCTCTG GTACAATTGGTACGGATACAGTTGAGAGTACCCGAATATGGTTGGACGACTCAGAAGGTCTTccattttctcaatttcttggTGAATGGGG TTCGatgtttagtttttattttccgCCGGGATGTTCAAAAGTTGCAGCCAGAG ATTCTCCAACACGTCTTGCTCGATATACCGAGCCTTGCATTCTTCACAACATATGCACTCTTGGTGTTGTTCTGGGCAGAGATATACTATCAG GCACGTGCTGTATCTACCGACACGCTCCGGCCGAGCTTCTATACAATTAATGCCATCGTTTATACCATTCAG ATTGTTTTGTGGCTGATCATTTGGTGGAAGCCGATCCCTCCTTTGATGATTCTATCCAAGATGTTCTTTGCAG GTGTTTCTCTATTTGCAGCCCTTGGGTTTCTTGTCTATGGAGGAAG GCTCTTCTTAATGTTGCAGCGGTTTCCCGTAGAATCAAAAGGTCGACGAAAGAAGCTACAGGAG GTTGGCTATGTGACAACCATATGCTTTACATGTTTCCTAGTTAGAGGCATAATG ATGTGCTTTAACGCATTTGATAAAGCTGCAGACCTGGATGTTTTGGATCATCCTGTTCTGAACTTTATATATTACCTG TTGGTGGAGATACTGCCTTCTTCTCTTGTGCTCTTCATTTTGAGGAAGTTGCCCCCAAAGCGCGGGATCACACAATATCACCCTATTCGCTGA